A single window of Thermoflexus hugenholtzii JAD2 DNA harbors:
- a CDS encoding MBL fold metallo-hydrolase, translating to MPYTLHPIAEGVIAIDLHFHGRPQVIAAYLIYDGREAALVETGPTSSAEHLLEGIQAAGAPLEALRHLIVTHIHLDHAGASGFLAQRLPGAKVYVHPVGAPHLIDPSRLIASAARIYGDMLEPLWGKVIPVPADRVRVVQDGERLPVAGHTLVAFETPGHARHHHAFLDETTGLLFTGDIAGVRLPGVRYVRPPTPPPELDLEAWSASIARLRALKAQALCLTHFGTFREDIEWHWEDLERRLWDWGRWIREMIEENRTESEILEALRTRADAELRAAGADPAFYDVAVSYESVVAGYLRYWRKRAEALAPRAEG from the coding sequence ATGCCGTATACCCTGCATCCCATCGCCGAAGGCGTCATCGCCATCGATCTTCATTTCCACGGCCGTCCGCAGGTCATCGCGGCCTATTTGATCTACGACGGCCGGGAGGCCGCCCTGGTGGAGACCGGGCCGACCTCCAGCGCGGAGCACCTGCTGGAGGGGATCCAGGCGGCCGGCGCACCCCTGGAGGCCTTGCGCCACCTGATCGTCACCCATATCCACCTGGACCACGCGGGGGCATCCGGGTTCCTGGCCCAGCGCCTGCCCGGGGCGAAGGTTTACGTTCATCCGGTGGGCGCCCCGCATCTGATCGATCCCTCCCGGCTGATCGCCAGCGCCGCCCGGATCTATGGAGACATGCTGGAGCCGCTGTGGGGGAAGGTGATCCCCGTCCCTGCCGACCGCGTGCGGGTGGTTCAGGATGGGGAACGCCTGCCCGTGGCCGGTCACACCCTGGTGGCCTTCGAGACCCCCGGCCACGCCCGACACCACCACGCTTTCCTGGACGAGACCACCGGGCTCCTCTTCACCGGGGACATCGCGGGGGTGCGCCTGCCCGGCGTTCGCTACGTCCGCCCGCCCACCCCGCCGCCGGAGCTGGACCTGGAGGCCTGGTCGGCCAGCATCGCCCGGCTACGGGCCCTGAAGGCCCAGGCCCTGTGCCTGACCCACTTCGGGACGTTCCGCGAGGACATCGAGTGGCACTGGGAGGACCTGGAGCGCCGGCTGTGGGATTGGGGACGATGGATCCGGGAGATGATAGAGGAGAACCGGACGGAGTCCGAGATCCTGGAGGCGCTGCGGACCCGAGCAGACGCCGAGTTACGAGCGGCCGGGGCCGACCCGGCGTTCTACGATGTGGCTGTGAGCTACGAGAGCGTGGTCGCCGGATACCTGCGCTACTGGCGGAAGCGCGCCGAAGCCCTGGCCCCGCGGGCGGAAGGCTGA
- a CDS encoding zinc ribbon domain-containing protein yields the protein MIECIPCPACGREIPMEEGVCPHCGAAFCPACRSPMPEDADRCPACGTVWAWFCSHCEAPVPPEAETCPTCGAPLRPRPCGRCGTMVPPDEPCPGCGAEPCPDCGAWVPADASACPACGLPLGEICAQCGAALPEGATRCPACGAPAGELTCPRCGQPVAPESALCPACGAIWCPMCGEPGPEEPLTAETRCRWCGFALAFACPDCGTVLLSTASECPDCGRVFPRYCPSCEKPLFGAPERCPSCGASIPAPPPLEARPASRRFSGTADLAVCPNCRTLFRPSEGPCPSCGQRLCPRCRARLWPEELICPRCGAETGARCPDCQEILPLGASACPACGAELAFACPRCEARVSEGTERCPRCGLDLSGRCPRCGAELPEEADACPACGQALCPECGSAVAEDARACPVCGAAFTYVCETCGAELEPEATACPHCGHPV from the coding sequence ATGATCGAGTGCATCCCCTGCCCGGCCTGCGGCCGCGAGATCCCGATGGAGGAGGGCGTCTGCCCCCACTGCGGAGCGGCTTTCTGCCCGGCGTGTCGATCCCCCATGCCGGAGGACGCGGATCGCTGCCCCGCTTGTGGAACGGTCTGGGCCTGGTTCTGCAGCCACTGTGAGGCACCCGTCCCGCCGGAAGCAGAGACTTGTCCCACGTGCGGCGCGCCCCTGCGGCCCCGACCCTGCGGCCGCTGCGGGACCATGGTGCCGCCCGACGAGCCGTGCCCGGGCTGTGGCGCCGAACCCTGTCCCGATTGCGGCGCGTGGGTGCCGGCGGACGCCTCCGCGTGCCCGGCGTGCGGGTTGCCCCTGGGGGAGATCTGCGCACAGTGTGGGGCTGCGTTGCCGGAGGGCGCGACCCGCTGCCCGGCCTGCGGCGCGCCAGCCGGGGAGCTCACCTGCCCGCGCTGCGGCCAGCCCGTGGCGCCGGAGTCGGCCCTGTGCCCCGCCTGCGGCGCGATCTGGTGCCCCATGTGCGGGGAGCCCGGCCCCGAAGAGCCCCTCACGGCGGAGACACGATGCCGATGGTGTGGCTTCGCGCTGGCCTTCGCCTGCCCGGATTGCGGGACCGTCCTGCTGAGCACGGCCTCGGAATGCCCGGACTGCGGTCGGGTTTTTCCTCGGTATTGCCCGTCCTGCGAGAAACCCCTCTTCGGCGCGCCGGAGCGCTGTCCATCGTGTGGGGCCTCCATCCCCGCGCCCCCTCCCCTGGAAGCCCGTCCGGCCTCCCGCCGCTTCTCCGGAACCGCCGACTTGGCCGTTTGCCCCAACTGCCGAACGCTCTTTCGCCCATCGGAGGGGCCGTGCCCGTCCTGCGGCCAGCGGCTCTGCCCCCGGTGTCGCGCCCGGCTCTGGCCGGAGGAGCTCATCTGCCCGCGGTGCGGGGCGGAGACCGGCGCGCGCTGCCCCGATTGTCAGGAGATCCTCCCCCTCGGCGCTTCCGCGTGTCCGGCCTGCGGGGCCGAGCTGGCCTTCGCCTGCCCGCGCTGCGAGGCCCGCGTATCCGAAGGGACCGAGCGCTGCCCCCGCTGCGGCCTGGACCTCTCGGGGCGCTGCCCGCGGTGCGGGGCGGAGCTGCCGGAGGAGGCCGATGCCTGCCCGGCCTGCGGGCAGGCCCTGTGCCCGGAATGCGGATCGGCGGTGGCCGAGGACGCCCGCGCCTGCCCGGTCTGCGGGGCCGCCTTCACGTATGTGTGCGAAACCTGCGGCGCGGAGCTGGAGCCGGAGGCGACGGCCTGCCCGCATTGTGGACATCCGGTATAG
- a CDS encoding CRISPR-associated protein Csx3, with protein MELFPAVLIGGPPNSGKSVLTYSLSQSLRKRGVAHYVLRAAPDGEGDWFHEAEPRLARQLRIKGAFDERWVDRIVQDIRRRHLPLLVDVGGMPTPEQERILGVVTHAILLIRDPAARPVWQERVRRYGLHLIADLDSRLEGSSQILEEAPVLRGVITGLERGRMAEGSVFEALAERIAALFRYDPEELRRYHLAMAPDIDWVIDLDDLARMLEIRREGEAPRWAPEDLPRMLDFLPEGKPLALYGRGPAWLYAALAVHALPAPFFQFDVRLGWVEPPRFRWATEGEERTADRSSPLAFTVERAPGGWRLRATFRHPYVEREETEGLLLPPIPEEGLLVLNGKLPLWLFTALARACAGRPALAVFEPRGNQAVVIASRDPAFPVGTVWRIEDPTLPG; from the coding sequence ATGGAGCTGTTTCCCGCTGTGCTGATCGGAGGGCCGCCGAACTCCGGTAAATCCGTTCTAACATATAGTCTATCACAATCCTTGCGGAAGCGTGGCGTGGCCCATTATGTGTTGCGGGCGGCACCGGATGGGGAAGGGGATTGGTTTCACGAGGCGGAGCCCCGGCTGGCCCGGCAGCTCCGGATCAAGGGGGCCTTCGATGAACGCTGGGTGGATCGGATCGTCCAGGACATCCGGCGTCGCCATCTGCCGCTGCTGGTGGATGTGGGAGGGATGCCGACCCCGGAGCAGGAGCGGATCCTGGGCGTGGTCACCCACGCGATCCTCCTCATCCGGGATCCCGCGGCCCGCCCGGTCTGGCAGGAGCGCGTCCGGCGTTACGGCCTCCACCTGATCGCGGATCTGGACTCCCGGCTGGAAGGCTCCTCGCAGATCCTCGAGGAGGCCCCTGTGTTGCGCGGGGTGATCACCGGCCTGGAGCGGGGTCGCATGGCGGAGGGGTCGGTCTTTGAGGCGCTGGCCGAGCGGATCGCGGCGCTCTTCCGCTACGACCCGGAGGAGCTGCGCCGCTACCACTTGGCCATGGCCCCCGACATCGACTGGGTGATCGACCTGGATGATCTGGCCCGCATGTTGGAGATCCGCCGGGAGGGGGAGGCCCCGCGCTGGGCCCCGGAGGATCTGCCCCGGATGCTGGATTTCCTCCCCGAGGGCAAGCCCCTGGCCCTTTACGGTCGCGGCCCGGCCTGGCTCTACGCCGCCCTCGCCGTCCACGCCCTCCCAGCGCCCTTCTTCCAGTTCGACGTCCGGCTGGGCTGGGTGGAACCCCCGCGCTTCCGATGGGCGACGGAGGGCGAGGAACGGACAGCGGACCGTTCATCTCCGCTGGCGTTCACGGTCGAACGCGCGCCGGGGGGGTGGCGGCTCCGGGCCACGTTCCGCCATCCCTATGTAGAGCGGGAGGAAACAGAAGGCCTGCTGTTGCCCCCGATCCCGGAGGAAGGGCTTCTCGTCCTGAACGGGAAGCTGCCCCTCTGGCTGTTCACCGCCCTGGCCCGCGCCTGCGCCGGCCGGCCGGCCCTTGCGGTCTTCGAGCCCCGCGGGAATCAGGCGGTGGTCATCGCCTCCCGGGACCCCGCGTTCCCGGTCGGGACGGTGTGGCGCATTGAGGATCCCACGCTTCCGGGATAA
- a CDS encoding CRISPR-associated ring nuclease, producing MEPRPASTMIATLGGQPQVITFALDALLSRGEQIVEVVVLHLAPQDPRTRHALERLDREFPNDFYAHARRSIRLRRVMLKDLRGPMLDITDERAAEAVRMQMMEILQAEKAQGRPLHVVLAGGRRLLALMLFLTAVVHLDYADRVWHLYTPRAFLERARDGRRMHARPEDGVRLIEVPFPRWGADFPAFRQLTSLQLGQIESPADRIGRCRQVWERLTPAQRRVLAEVVRCEHLLQVAEALRRSPKTVDSHLEAIKAICRETWGLSSDHRLSYRDLREWFRPFAPFMDLSTTR from the coding sequence ATGGAACCCAGACCGGCCAGCACGATGATCGCCACGCTGGGCGGGCAGCCACAGGTGATCACCTTCGCCCTGGACGCCTTGCTGAGCCGCGGTGAGCAAATCGTGGAGGTCGTGGTGTTGCACCTCGCCCCCCAGGATCCCCGAACCCGTCACGCCCTGGAACGCCTGGATCGCGAGTTCCCCAATGATTTCTACGCCCATGCCCGTCGCTCGATCCGCCTGCGCCGGGTCATGCTGAAGGATCTCCGGGGCCCCATGCTGGATATCACGGATGAGCGCGCGGCCGAGGCCGTTCGGATGCAGATGATGGAGATCCTCCAGGCGGAGAAGGCGCAGGGCCGTCCCCTCCATGTCGTGCTGGCCGGGGGACGACGCCTGCTCGCCCTGATGCTCTTCCTCACCGCGGTGGTGCATCTGGATTATGCAGATCGGGTGTGGCATCTCTATACCCCTCGCGCCTTCCTGGAGAGAGCGCGGGACGGCCGGCGGATGCACGCGCGGCCGGAGGATGGCGTGCGCCTGATCGAGGTGCCCTTCCCCCGTTGGGGGGCGGACTTCCCCGCTTTCCGACAGCTGACCTCCCTGCAGCTGGGGCAGATCGAGTCCCCGGCGGATCGGATCGGGCGTTGCCGGCAGGTCTGGGAGCGGTTGACGCCCGCCCAGCGTCGCGTGCTGGCGGAGGTCGTCCGCTGCGAACACCTGTTGCAGGTCGCGGAGGCCCTGCGCCGGTCGCCCAAGACCGTGGACTCCCATCTTGAAGCGATCAAAGCGATCTGCCGCGAGACGTGGGGCCTGTCCTCGGACCATCGTCTCTCCTATCGGGATCTGCGGGAATGGTTCCGCCCCTTCGCGCCGTTCATGGACCTTTCCACAACCCGGTGA
- the csx15 gene encoding CRISPR-associated protein Csx15, with the protein MIVLNFAHPLTPEQQRQIEAFAGQPVERVITIDAQIDPARPLVPQVAAMVDRVGFSPEEWQTRPILLLLPSLNYSAGVLLAELHGRMGYFPSIIRMRPVPEAVPPRFEVAEIISLQAVREAARARRGASERRESDAS; encoded by the coding sequence ATGATCGTCCTGAACTTCGCTCATCCCCTTACACCGGAACAACAGCGACAGATCGAAGCTTTTGCGGGGCAGCCGGTAGAACGGGTCATCACCATCGACGCCCAGATCGATCCCGCGCGGCCCCTGGTCCCTCAGGTGGCGGCCATGGTGGACCGGGTGGGGTTCTCCCCGGAGGAATGGCAGACCCGGCCCATCTTGCTTCTGTTGCCCTCGCTGAACTACAGCGCCGGGGTGCTGCTGGCGGAGCTTCACGGCCGCATGGGGTATTTCCCATCGATCATCCGGATGCGGCCGGTTCCGGAGGCCGTCCCACCGCGATTTGAGGTGGCGGAGATCATCTCCCTGCAGGCCGTGCGGGAGGCCGCGCGCGCCCGGCGGGGCGCGTCGGAAAGGAGGGAGAGCGATGCGTCTTAA
- the cas6 gene encoding CRISPR-associated endoribonuclease Cas6, whose protein sequence is MRLKVTLRFVRPGRLPWGYPEWLRGLAYTAMRRGLPQVAHRLHEEGWQGPEGRAYKPLTYSWLHGLRPDGSGLWAEGSVTWWASSPIEAVVEALALGLLLEPEVALGPHPVQVERIEVVPAPEVEGSMTCVTLSPITVSTGERRSDGRLVKRYLSPEEPAFASALAENLRRKAAAFYGQEMRGEVVIRPQPPYRSKLVRIHDTDIRGWMLRLTLEGDPRLLRLAYEAGLGEHTASGFGMVAMAREQWENPSPHDARILKHFVHFRASQ, encoded by the coding sequence ATGCGTCTTAAGGTCACGTTGCGCTTCGTGCGTCCGGGCCGGTTGCCCTGGGGCTATCCGGAGTGGCTGCGGGGCCTGGCGTATACGGCGATGCGGCGGGGGTTGCCCCAGGTGGCCCATCGGCTTCACGAGGAGGGGTGGCAGGGCCCGGAGGGGCGCGCCTACAAGCCCCTCACCTACTCGTGGCTGCATGGCCTGCGGCCGGATGGGAGCGGGCTGTGGGCGGAGGGGTCGGTCACCTGGTGGGCCTCCTCGCCGATTGAAGCGGTGGTTGAGGCACTGGCCCTGGGGCTGCTGCTGGAGCCGGAGGTGGCGCTGGGGCCACATCCGGTGCAGGTGGAGCGTATCGAGGTGGTCCCGGCGCCTGAGGTGGAGGGGTCGATGACCTGCGTCACCCTGTCGCCCATTACAGTCTCCACAGGCGAGCGGCGGTCGGACGGGCGACTGGTCAAGCGGTATCTTTCGCCGGAGGAGCCGGCCTTCGCGTCGGCGTTAGCGGAGAACCTGCGGCGGAAGGCCGCGGCGTTTTACGGGCAGGAGATGCGGGGGGAGGTCGTCATCCGACCGCAACCGCCTTATCGCTCCAAGCTCGTGCGCATCCATGACACCGACATTCGGGGGTGGATGCTGCGGCTGACGCTGGAGGGGGATCCGCGGCTGCTGCGCCTGGCCTACGAAGCCGGCCTCGGCGAACACACCGCCAGCGGCTTCGGGATGGTGGCCATGGCCCGAGAGCAATGGGAGAACCCCTCTCCCCATGACGCTCGAATTCTTAAACATTTTGTCCACTTTCGTGCATCTCAATAA
- a CDS encoding Cas10/Cmr2 second palm domain-containing protein, giving the protein MILNLINSFKSEFSEKLYRSDYLLADTRIPWVSLYDHLILTAGFAAALAEELLRRGRTAMEICGIELSPSELRALARLCGLLHDLGKARIGEMEYRFHVQRSVEYAREWLAAKGVEEHLQEIILGVVARHHLRDGPQTILEKLVCLADSYASAGDRPELARAYTATEFQRLAGETLRLEQELFGADKPVCLLLGDTDAIKSYVYETSTLPEIRGASEILQELEENVRGLFTGKLAEEALIYCGGGGFLVIVPASQAEELKQEIERLYLEKTGVATITVVSSDPLGYADIGRGLAPYDDVQVRALSGRGVAADLLFSHFEALLADRTKRKNFGELVSALTGRLQQQKRAKATAPFLETLPVHRRCESCGKRAAEVHDDARDEWICVICSQKREHGRGERREFVKEFVRWVYENKRVEIPEKTPDGRPRFPEDLDTLAGSDGRIALFYADGNNMGDLLQLMPSPASYRHFSRMLEQATRDALFSAIWAVFDEERLKDPGKPLPFEIIALGGDDIVVIVPARYGWALAVKVLEAFEQHPGIEKLQKELQGRVGNALRRPVSLSLSAGLAIADVKYPVSFLFSLAEGLLKEAKKLAREVHTSTLCHLWLRAPVISERADVLLSALYARQRMVLTARPYTAEQARRLAKLVHSLQQLPKAQRHSLAEALEKGVHVSLNYALYQAARQKERGAQLRKAFQELGNLLEPAMDGFWFWRWTDEGWKTALLDALELIELGAVLDIPREEHYALSATD; this is encoded by the coding sequence ATGATTTTAAATTTAATTAATTCGTTTAAATCTGAGTTTTCTGAGAAGCTTTACAGATCAGACTATCTCCTTGCGGACACCCGCATTCCCTGGGTGTCGCTCTATGATCATTTGATACTCACGGCCGGGTTTGCCGCCGCCCTTGCCGAGGAACTTCTTCGACGTGGCAGGACAGCAATGGAGATATGCGGGATAGAGCTTTCACCCTCCGAACTGCGGGCCCTTGCCCGCCTGTGTGGGCTCTTGCATGATCTGGGGAAAGCACGAATCGGCGAAATGGAGTACCGATTCCACGTCCAGAGAAGTGTGGAATATGCGCGGGAGTGGCTTGCTGCGAAGGGTGTGGAGGAGCATCTCCAGGAGATCATCCTGGGCGTAGTGGCGCGCCACCACCTACGAGATGGACCGCAGACAATCCTGGAGAAACTGGTCTGCCTAGCCGATAGCTATGCCTCCGCCGGGGATCGCCCCGAGCTGGCGCGAGCCTATACGGCAACCGAATTCCAGCGGCTTGCAGGAGAAACCCTCCGCCTGGAGCAAGAGCTTTTCGGTGCCGACAAACCTGTTTGCTTGCTTCTGGGCGATACGGACGCCATCAAAAGCTACGTGTACGAGACGAGCACGCTTCCCGAGATCCGCGGAGCAAGTGAAATCCTCCAGGAGCTGGAGGAGAACGTTCGCGGGCTTTTTACGGGGAAGCTCGCTGAAGAAGCCCTCATTTACTGCGGCGGAGGAGGCTTCCTCGTCATCGTTCCCGCAAGTCAAGCGGAAGAGCTAAAGCAAGAGATCGAGCGGCTCTATCTGGAGAAAACCGGTGTTGCCACCATAACGGTCGTCTCCTCAGATCCGCTCGGCTACGCCGACATTGGGCGGGGGCTTGCTCCCTACGACGATGTGCAGGTTCGGGCGCTTTCCGGAAGGGGTGTTGCTGCCGATCTGCTCTTTAGCCACTTTGAGGCACTCCTCGCAGACCGCACGAAACGCAAAAACTTCGGTGAGTTGGTGTCAGCGCTGACCGGTAGGCTCCAGCAGCAGAAACGGGCAAAGGCTACAGCCCCGTTCCTGGAGACCTTACCCGTCCACCGACGGTGTGAATCCTGCGGGAAGCGGGCGGCGGAAGTGCACGACGATGCGCGGGACGAATGGATCTGCGTGATCTGCTCCCAGAAACGGGAGCATGGAAGAGGTGAGCGCCGAGAGTTCGTAAAAGAGTTTGTTCGGTGGGTGTATGAGAACAAGCGTGTCGAGATTCCCGAAAAGACGCCTGATGGAAGGCCCCGTTTTCCCGAAGACCTGGACACCTTAGCCGGATCGGACGGTCGGATTGCCCTTTTCTACGCCGATGGGAACAACATGGGCGACCTCCTGCAACTGATGCCCTCGCCCGCCTCGTATCGCCACTTCTCCCGAATGTTGGAGCAGGCGACCCGGGATGCCCTTTTCTCAGCAATCTGGGCGGTGTTTGACGAAGAGCGCCTGAAGGATCCTGGTAAACCACTGCCCTTCGAAATCATCGCCCTCGGCGGGGACGACATCGTGGTCATCGTGCCTGCACGCTACGGCTGGGCATTGGCAGTCAAGGTCCTTGAAGCCTTTGAGCAGCACCCTGGTATTGAGAAGCTTCAGAAAGAGCTTCAAGGGCGAGTGGGAAACGCCCTGCGCCGTCCTGTCTCGCTCAGTCTTTCCGCCGGGCTGGCGATTGCCGATGTGAAGTATCCAGTGAGCTTTCTCTTCTCGCTGGCCGAAGGACTCCTCAAGGAAGCGAAGAAGCTGGCACGAGAGGTCCATACCAGCACGCTCTGCCACCTCTGGTTGCGGGCGCCGGTGATTTCGGAACGAGCAGATGTGCTGCTGAGCGCCCTGTATGCGCGACAGAGGATGGTGCTCACGGCGCGTCCCTACACGGCGGAGCAGGCGCGGAGGCTTGCGAAGCTGGTCCACAGTCTACAACAACTGCCCAAGGCTCAGCGACACTCGCTGGCGGAAGCCCTCGAAAAAGGCGTGCATGTTTCGCTGAACTATGCCCTATATCAGGCGGCCCGGCAAAAGGAACGCGGCGCACAGCTTCGTAAGGCGTTTCAAGAGCTGGGAAACCTCCTGGAGCCTGCAATGGACGGCTTCTGGTTCTGGCGCTGGACGGACGAGGGCTGGAAGACGGCGCTTCTGGACGCGCTGGAACTCATCGAGCTGGGCGCTGTGCTGGACATCCCACGGGAGGAACATTATGCCCTATCGGCTACAGATTGA
- a CDS encoding RAMP superfamily CRISPR-associated protein, producing the protein MPYRLQIETKFGLVSGLHITGEQSKLWTDRALVVDWRDGKVPIVPATTIKGWLRESAERTLRGWGQRVCDGSRPGEMCNACLVCEVFGSPRRRSPLRFSDAELREGMADVRMNVSLSRHRKTAYEERLFSTEVAWQRELAVHIEGWFGSRAEAQQAAALLYIAAKAGFAIGAARSRGLGWLELVDFTASVDGEKLLDEDLVAQSKALVSRTEGPA; encoded by the coding sequence ATGCCCTATCGGCTACAGATTGAGACAAAGTTCGGCCTTGTCTCCGGTTTGCACATCACCGGGGAGCAGAGCAAGCTCTGGACGGACAGAGCTCTGGTAGTGGACTGGCGCGACGGCAAAGTTCCCATTGTTCCTGCGACCACAATCAAGGGCTGGCTCCGGGAGAGCGCAGAGCGAACGCTGCGGGGATGGGGTCAGCGGGTGTGCGACGGCTCTCGCCCCGGAGAGATGTGCAACGCATGCTTGGTTTGCGAGGTCTTTGGATCACCCCGGAGGCGCTCTCCCTTGCGCTTCTCGGATGCCGAGCTTCGTGAGGGCATGGCGGATGTGCGCATGAACGTCTCGCTCAGCCGCCATCGCAAGACCGCGTATGAGGAGCGGCTCTTCTCCACCGAGGTCGCCTGGCAGAGGGAACTTGCGGTGCACATCGAGGGCTGGTTCGGTTCGCGGGCAGAAGCTCAGCAGGCAGCTGCTCTCTTGTATATAGCGGCGAAAGCCGGCTTTGCGATCGGGGCAGCGCGCTCCCGGGGATTGGGCTGGCTCGAGCTGGTGGATTTCACAGCGAGCGTGGACGGCGAGAAACTCCTGGACGAAGACCTTGTAGCACAGAGCAAAGCGCTTGTATCCCGGACGGAGGGTCCTGCATGA
- the csx10 gene encoding type III-D CRISPR-associated RAMP protein Csx10, protein MTEYFVCLTPEKPLRTGTLKPRGDYLDTRDYLPGSVLRGALAEWLKLEGKASQIVPTVQKVRFGNFFPSVAESVWALPFPMTALECKLHGGFRRIPRGSTEKPGHGIRDSLLIALAYAELERQGVRFPVPMLLRCTHENKGEKCGGRMERVSGFYAALPEGWRAMKIEKALQTKVALSRHRRAAQEGMLYRVIGVRPKGTFVGRIWVEDEAILEELKKAVESVGVGALTTRGFGAARLKAVEPGIEPIAERLRTFNEKLREVWRDLADLAQQTGSPVPTEPSGTYFSVDLLSPAVLRDPHGLPTLKLFLKLDGQWREPIFWATQHTFVGGFSTAWGLPKPTYLGAAMGSVYVFRTEASQEELLPFLEDLEARGVGIRTDEGLGEILVCHPFHQEVMPV, encoded by the coding sequence ATGACGGAATACTTCGTCTGCCTCACGCCCGAAAAGCCCCTGCGCACGGGCACGCTCAAGCCCCGGGGGGATTATCTCGACACGCGGGATTACCTGCCCGGCAGCGTCCTCCGGGGCGCGCTAGCTGAATGGCTCAAGCTAGAGGGGAAAGCAAGCCAGATCGTCCCGACAGTGCAAAAGGTGCGCTTCGGGAATTTCTTCCCCAGTGTTGCAGAGTCTGTATGGGCTTTGCCCTTCCCGATGACGGCACTGGAGTGCAAGTTGCATGGAGGATTTCGGCGCATCCCCAGGGGTTCCACAGAAAAACCTGGACACGGTATCCGGGATAGTCTGCTCATCGCCCTGGCGTATGCAGAGCTGGAACGGCAGGGTGTGCGCTTTCCGGTGCCCATGCTCCTGCGCTGCACCCATGAAAACAAAGGAGAGAAGTGCGGCGGGCGCATGGAACGAGTGAGCGGTTTCTATGCAGCTCTGCCCGAAGGCTGGAGGGCGATGAAGATCGAAAAGGCACTCCAGACCAAGGTTGCACTGAGCCGCCATCGCCGCGCTGCCCAAGAAGGGATGCTCTATCGGGTAATCGGAGTGCGACCGAAAGGCACATTCGTCGGGCGGATCTGGGTTGAGGACGAGGCAATCCTCGAGGAGCTCAAGAAAGCGGTGGAGAGCGTCGGAGTCGGCGCCCTCACGACCCGAGGGTTCGGCGCCGCGCGTCTCAAGGCGGTGGAACCCGGCATAGAGCCTATCGCCGAGCGCCTGCGCACCTTCAACGAGAAACTGCGCGAAGTGTGGCGAGACCTGGCGGATCTGGCCCAGCAGACCGGGAGCCCAGTGCCCACAGAGCCATCGGGGACCTACTTCAGCGTGGACCTGCTCTCGCCCGCTGTCCTCCGGGACCCGCACGGGTTGCCCACGCTGAAGCTCTTTCTAAAGCTCGACGGACAATGGCGGGAGCCGATCTTCTGGGCGACGCAGCATACCTTCGTGGGCGGCTTCTCCACAGCCTGGGGACTGCCCAAGCCCACCTACCTGGGCGCGGCGATGGGAAGCGTGTATGTGTTTCGAACAGAAGCTTCCCAAGAGGAGCTCCTGCCCTTCCTGGAAGACCTAGAAGCCCGGGGCGTTGGGATCCGCACCGACGAAGGACTGGGCGAAATTTTGGTGTGCCACCCATTTCATCAGGAGGTAATGCCGGTATGA
- the csx7 gene encoding type III CRISPR-associated RAMP protein Csx7: protein MHSFWHFENRWLITATLRMKTALSVGTRASLMPAGSDLPVIKTPEGIPFIPGSSLKGVARAYVERLLRTVDKLGQTHQDERLWACDPLDESECCVIAKCCEHCENCKGNCCHDCSRCKNCMVKRAMQNNRLDDEKLTQEIWQRSCTACRLFGSPWLASRISFQDAMLLNRESLLRLTEIRDGVGIDRDLGSAKSGIKYDFETVPAGAEFGITIVVENADEWEVGLLLLALEAMRKGELPVGGKTTRGPGWGEIVDLKIQKVGKENLLDYLTGMGQPAEILHSELLQRLVTALQGGSHA from the coding sequence ATGCACTCGTTCTGGCACTTTGAAAACCGCTGGTTGATTACCGCGACCCTGCGGATGAAGACCGCCCTTTCTGTGGGCACCCGCGCGTCGCTCATGCCTGCAGGCTCTGACCTTCCTGTTATCAAGACCCCGGAGGGCATCCCCTTCATCCCAGGCTCCTCGCTCAAGGGTGTTGCACGCGCGTATGTGGAGCGACTCCTACGCACGGTGGACAAGCTCGGGCAGACCCACCAGGATGAAAGACTCTGGGCATGTGACCCGCTGGATGAGAGTGAGTGCTGCGTAATCGCGAAATGCTGTGAGCATTGTGAAAACTGTAAGGGGAATTGCTGTCACGATTGCAGCCGGTGCAAGAACTGTATGGTCAAACGTGCAATGCAGAATAACCGGCTTGACGATGAGAAGCTCACACAGGAGATCTGGCAGCGCTCCTGCACCGCCTGCCGGCTCTTCGGCTCCCCCTGGCTGGCGTCGCGGATCTCGTTTCAGGATGCCATGCTCTTGAATCGGGAGAGCCTGCTCCGGCTCACCGAAATCCGCGACGGTGTGGGGATTGACCGCGACCTGGGCTCAGCGAAAAGCGGCATCAAATATGACTTCGAGACTGTGCCTGCGGGAGCGGAGTTCGGCATTACCATCGTGGTAGAAAACGCCGACGAATGGGAGGTAGGACTGTTGCTCCTGGCGCTGGAAGCGATGCGAAAGGGCGAACTCCCCGTGGGCGGCAAGACCACACGCGGTCCTGGCTGGGGAGAAATTGTTGACCTCAAAATCCAGAAGGTGGGCAAGGAAAACCTCCTGGACTACCTCACAGGCATGGGACAACCTGCGGAGATTTTGCATTCGGAGCTTTTGCAGAGACTCGTAACAGCCTTGCAAGGAGGGAGCCATGCATAA